Proteins co-encoded in one Metabacillus sp. KUDC1714 genomic window:
- a CDS encoding LysE family transporter has product MSIGILISYIFLGLSLAAPIGPVNSARLDKGIKNGFWHAWIVGAGSMVADALFMLMVYFGMVQFLGIPIVQIFLWLFGGFILIYSGTESILGVNKVNLTYTRKKDSLSKCFLTGFIMSVTSPLSILFWLGIYGSILAKTAQTNGTSQLLIYSCMIFIGLTLWDIFVAGLTTGFRKFLNDESLKAISIISGISLLGFGLYFGYQGLKALFG; this is encoded by the coding sequence TTGAGTATTGGTATTCTAATTAGTTATATATTTTTAGGGTTATCTTTAGCAGCACCTATAGGACCTGTAAATTCTGCACGTTTAGATAAAGGGATAAAAAATGGATTTTGGCATGCATGGATTGTAGGCGCAGGATCGATGGTTGCTGATGCCTTGTTCATGCTTATGGTATATTTTGGTATGGTTCAGTTCTTAGGAATACCAATCGTTCAAATTTTTCTTTGGTTGTTTGGTGGCTTTATTTTAATCTATTCAGGTACTGAAAGTATTTTAGGTGTGAATAAAGTAAACCTAACATATACCAGGAAAAAAGACTCTTTATCAAAATGCTTTCTAACAGGATTTATCATGTCTGTTACAAGTCCATTATCCATTTTATTTTGGTTAGGGATATATGGATCAATATTAGCAAAAACAGCGCAAACAAACGGTACAAGCCAGCTGTTAATTTATAGTTGTATGATCTTTATAGGTTTAACATTATGGGATATTTTTGTTGCTGGCTTAACAACCGGCTTTCGTAAGTTTTTAAATGATGAGAGTTTAAAAGCAATTTCGATTATATCTGGGATATCATTACTTGGCTTTGGTCTGTACTTTGGATATCAAGGATTAAAAGCGTTATTTGGTTAG
- the spoIIP gene encoding stage II sporulation protein P, translated as MKSRGRFWIKAAYVPILLIIFVFCLIGLIITMNVTIDSKNIQRTIGELNTEDLFVHFLQAENHYFYLDQEDPLFTTSSLSSLAIQLATSIKPTDARTFLGNELPGLRLYDTEIAVAGEGTNLSNIPYESPPPTEVLLNERKVAEEKLQERQTSEEDKKPATNPDKKTVFIYQSHSWESFLPLLEGAENPNDAISSDERVNVIGLGNRLAQNLMERGIGVEHDKTNMTQELHKKGWKSTQAYTVSGTIVDEAVVAKNNDLDYFIDIHRDSARKNITTKTINGKSYARVYFVVGREHENYLENLDFAKKLHAELEKKYPGISRGVFLKSKSEGNGVYNQDVSTKAMLLEIGGVDNNLDELERTVDVFSDVLADYYFEGNEAKEVNGN; from the coding sequence GTGAAGTCAAGAGGGCGTTTCTGGATAAAGGCTGCGTATGTACCGATTCTATTGATTATTTTTGTGTTTTGTTTGATTGGACTAATTATTACGATGAATGTAACGATTGATTCCAAAAATATTCAGAGAACAATTGGTGAACTAAATACAGAAGACTTGTTTGTTCATTTTCTTCAAGCAGAAAATCATTACTTTTATCTCGACCAAGAGGATCCCTTATTTACGACATCTTCTCTATCTTCTTTAGCGATCCAGTTAGCAACTAGTATTAAACCTACTGATGCAAGAACATTTCTTGGCAATGAATTACCTGGATTAAGGCTATATGATACAGAAATAGCTGTTGCTGGTGAAGGAACGAATTTGAGCAACATTCCTTATGAATCTCCACCACCTACAGAGGTCTTACTTAATGAAAGAAAAGTTGCAGAAGAAAAATTGCAGGAGAGACAAACGTCTGAAGAGGATAAAAAGCCTGCAACAAATCCTGATAAAAAAACGGTCTTTATTTATCAAAGCCATAGCTGGGAATCATTTCTTCCATTATTAGAAGGTGCAGAAAATCCAAACGATGCAATAAGCTCAGATGAGAGGGTAAACGTCATAGGTCTAGGCAATCGTTTAGCTCAAAATTTAATGGAAAGAGGAATTGGGGTAGAACATGATAAAACAAATATGACACAAGAACTACATAAAAAGGGGTGGAAATCAACGCAGGCATACACGGTATCAGGTACGATTGTTGATGAAGCTGTAGTAGCTAAAAATAATGATCTTGATTATTTTATTGATATCCATCGCGATTCTGCACGAAAGAATATTACAACGAAAACAATCAATGGAAAGAGCTATGCGAGGGTTTACTTCGTAGTTGGAAGAGAACATGAAAATTATTTGGAAAACCTTGATTTTGCCAAAAAACTTCATGCTGAACTAGAGAAAAAGTACCCTGGTATAAGTAGAGGAGTTTTTCTAAAATCAAAAAGCGAAGGAAATGGGGTTTATAACCAGGATGTTTCCACAAAAGCGATGTTATTGGAAATAGGTGGAGTTGATAATAATCTGGATGAGCTTGAAAGAACAGTCGATGTCTTTTCAGATGTGCTTGCTGATTATTATTTTGAAGGGAATGAAGCAAAAGAGGTGAATGGCAATTGA
- a CDS encoding glycine betaine uptake BCCT transporter, with product MKNASIVFYISLAIMALLVFIGVTMPSTLETATGNLQAFLTDSFGWYYLIIVTIFVGVCMYLLVSPVGRIKLGKQDEHPEFSRPTWLAMLFSAGVGIGLIFYGTAEPLSHYALSSPTGEVGTNQGIKDAMRFTFFHWGIHAWAIYGIVALAIAYATFRKGETGLISKTLRPLIGRHADGVIGKTIDTIAVVSTVIGIATTLGFGAVQINGGLSYLYDVPTNITTQFFIILGLTILFMMSALTGLSKGIKILSNLNMGLTFILFLFVFIFGSTLFTLNIFTDTIGTYIQNFVNMSFRIAPVNPEHRSWIDGWTIFYWAWWIAWSPFVGIFIARVSKGRTIREFVVCVLLVPSLISFIWFSTFGSAAILTERAGTTISSLSSEVSLFALLANYPLPTVVSILAIIIIVTFFVTSADSGTFVLGMMTTNGSQNPSSSIKVIWGVLLAITALVLLYSGGLQALQNTMIIAALPFSVIIALMAGSLLKALNKEAKELGIGQLKIKPFKEKKGFVKTNS from the coding sequence ATGAAGAATGCATCAATTGTCTTTTACATTTCATTAGCCATTATGGCACTTCTTGTTTTTATAGGTGTAACAATGCCTTCAACATTAGAAACTGCAACAGGAAATCTGCAAGCATTTTTAACGGATTCATTTGGTTGGTATTATTTAATTATCGTAACCATTTTCGTTGGGGTGTGTATGTATCTATTAGTCAGTCCAGTAGGCCGCATTAAACTTGGAAAGCAAGATGAACATCCTGAGTTTTCACGTCCAACTTGGCTTGCCATGCTATTTAGTGCAGGAGTTGGAATTGGTTTAATTTTTTATGGTACTGCTGAACCGTTAAGTCATTACGCTCTCAGCTCTCCAACAGGTGAAGTAGGAACAAATCAGGGAATTAAAGATGCGATGAGATTTACTTTTTTCCATTGGGGTATTCATGCTTGGGCTATTTATGGCATTGTCGCATTAGCAATCGCTTATGCAACCTTCAGAAAAGGAGAAACAGGCTTAATCAGTAAAACATTACGACCGTTAATTGGAAGGCATGCCGATGGTGTCATTGGTAAAACAATCGATACGATAGCAGTTGTCTCGACTGTTATTGGTATAGCAACAACACTTGGATTTGGAGCGGTACAAATAAATGGTGGACTATCCTATTTATATGATGTACCTACGAATATTACTACACAGTTCTTTATCATTCTTGGTCTTACCATTTTATTCATGATGTCGGCATTAACAGGACTAAGTAAAGGAATCAAAATTCTTAGTAACTTAAATATGGGCTTAACATTTATCCTTTTCTTATTCGTGTTTATTTTCGGCTCAACATTATTTACCCTTAATATATTTACAGATACTATTGGCACTTATATTCAAAACTTTGTCAATATGAGTTTCCGTATTGCACCTGTAAATCCTGAACATCGTAGTTGGATAGACGGATGGACCATTTTCTATTGGGCTTGGTGGATTGCTTGGTCACCATTTGTTGGAATCTTTATTGCACGAGTATCAAAAGGACGAACAATTCGAGAATTTGTTGTTTGCGTGTTACTCGTTCCATCATTGATTAGCTTCATTTGGTTCTCGACCTTTGGTAGTGCAGCCATTTTAACAGAAAGAGCAGGAACAACTATTTCTTCATTATCGAGTGAAGTTTCGTTATTTGCTTTATTAGCTAATTATCCATTGCCAACGGTTGTATCCATTCTTGCAATCATAATTATTGTAACTTTCTTTGTCACATCTGCTGATTCAGGTACCTTTGTTTTAGGGATGATGACAACAAATGGATCACAAAATCCTAGCTCAAGCATAAAAGTGATTTGGGGTGTCCTTCTGGCGATTACCGCATTAGTACTTTTATATTCCGGTGGATTGCAGGCACTACAAAATACAATGATTATCGCAGCTTTACCTTTTTCAGTTATCATTGCGTTAATGGCAGGAAGTTTACTTAAGGCTCTAAATAAGGAAGCGAAGGAACTTGGAATTGGTCAATTAAAAATAAAACCTTTCAAAGAAAAGAAAGGTTTCGTCAAAACAAATAGTTAA
- a CDS encoding VanZ family protein, which yields MSIMFTINSWFILVPLFFIFVLFMIYFAKSRKQSYSIFQYTLLTSFVIYILGVIYFVFLPIDVNFGKYANQAPWYSSTNIIPILTIDLKTFLLNIMMLIPFGMYLPFINKRFDSVKSVAKLGFSLSFSIEVIQLLIRVSLGSARSTDINDLIANTLGSVLGYLLINILSKSSFAKNVMNKFSLS from the coding sequence ATGTCTATCATGTTCACAATTAATTCATGGTTTATTCTTGTACCATTATTCTTTATCTTTGTACTATTCATGATTTATTTCGCAAAGTCTAGAAAGCAATCATATAGTATTTTTCAATATACGTTATTAACATCGTTTGTCATTTACATATTAGGTGTCATATACTTTGTGTTCCTACCAATAGATGTAAATTTTGGAAAGTATGCTAATCAAGCACCATGGTATAGCTCGACGAATATCATACCTATCTTAACAATTGACTTAAAAACATTTCTATTAAATATCATGATGTTGATACCATTCGGAATGTACTTGCCATTTATAAACAAGAGGTTTGACAGCGTAAAAAGTGTTGCTAAACTTGGGTTTTCACTCAGTTTTTCAATAGAAGTCATCCAATTATTGATCAGGGTTTCATTAGGAAGTGCCAGGAGTACGGATATAAACGACTTGATTGCTAATACGCTTGGGAGTGTGTTAGGGTATTTGCTTATTAATATATTATCAAAATCATCATTTGCCAAAAATGTGATGAATAAGTTTTCGTTATCATAA
- a CDS encoding FtsW/RodA/SpoVE family cell cycle protein, whose product MNDVRGTFLKQVTDQIKAKEAKKAVSVELNHHIKEVKNTWIKKGLPELDAEKKAVEQMGSPIKLGQQLNKLHQPRVDWMMVSLLITVLCVGFLPLVPLGYVDEKHFLLSKMIFVVLGGVTALGLMLIDYRKLMKHGWLFYYIGMIILFGICFFPNSMVGGILAIRVSPLTIESMLAVPIFWLAWASFFHCNKLKIWQFAALFSMSFILFFEAGSITTTAIYSSMVYVMLCWSIGSRKNVLKITFISICIAIIAGFIFWFSLNTDQLERLLGFLNPEDHSSTAGYTYLHIKELISIAGWFGNTGNNEFIPGAHTDLVFVSLTYYFGWLFAFGLIIMLSFIFARMFFIIKKVHDHFGNLLIIGGMTLFVVQVSYNIGMTLGLFPIIAVSLPFISYGFMPVMLNSIIIGVILSVYRRKDFSSVNSLI is encoded by the coding sequence TTGAATGATGTAAGAGGAACCTTTTTAAAACAAGTAACAGATCAAATCAAAGCGAAGGAAGCGAAGAAAGCTGTATCAGTAGAATTGAATCATCACATTAAAGAAGTAAAAAACACGTGGATTAAGAAGGGATTACCTGAACTTGACGCAGAGAAAAAAGCTGTTGAACAAATGGGTAGTCCAATAAAGCTTGGACAACAACTTAATAAACTTCATCAACCAAGGGTTGATTGGATGATGGTTAGTTTACTGATAACAGTTCTTTGTGTGGGGTTTTTACCATTAGTCCCCCTTGGCTACGTGGATGAAAAACATTTCTTACTATCTAAAATGATTTTTGTCGTTCTAGGTGGAGTAACAGCTCTAGGACTAATGTTGATTGATTATCGGAAATTAATGAAACACGGGTGGCTTTTTTATTACATTGGAATGATCATCTTGTTTGGAATCTGTTTTTTTCCGAATTCTATGGTAGGTGGAATACTAGCCATAAGAGTAAGTCCGTTAACAATTGAAAGCATGTTGGCTGTACCGATATTTTGGCTGGCATGGGCTTCCTTTTTCCATTGTAATAAATTAAAAATCTGGCAGTTTGCCGCTTTGTTTTCAATGTCATTTATTCTCTTTTTTGAAGCAGGAAGTATCACGACCACTGCTATATACTCAAGTATGGTCTATGTCATGCTATGTTGGAGTATAGGAAGTAGAAAAAATGTGCTGAAGATTACATTCATATCTATTTGTATAGCAATCATTGCTGGATTCATATTTTGGTTTTCACTAAATACAGATCAGCTGGAACGATTGCTAGGGTTTTTGAATCCTGAGGATCATTCAAGTACTGCAGGATACACTTACTTACATATTAAGGAGTTGATCTCAATCGCTGGGTGGTTTGGAAATACCGGTAATAATGAGTTTATCCCAGGGGCACATACAGACCTCGTTTTCGTAAGTTTAACCTATTATTTCGGTTGGCTGTTTGCATTTGGACTTATTATTATGTTGTCGTTCATTTTTGCTAGAATGTTTTTTATTATAAAAAAGGTCCACGATCACTTTGGCAATCTTCTTATTATTGGAGGGATGACTCTATTTGTTGTACAAGTTTCATATAATATAGGAATGACCCTAGGTTTATTCCCGATCATAGCTGTATCATTACCCTTTATTAGCTACGGATTTATGCCAGTCATGTTAAACTCAATTATTATTGGAGTTATTTTAAGTGTTTATAGGAGGAAAGATTTTTCATCGGTAAATAGTCTTATATAA
- a CDS encoding amino acid permease — translation MSNASCSPGGSSQKSNKGQNEGNLKWWQLSLVGIGCTIGTGYFLGSSIGVGITGPSIVFSFLLAAIGTYIVFNVLAKMTAEDPQEGSFCYYAGKAYGKWAEFSCGWNYWCSNILIMGSQLTALSILSRFWFPNVPLWIFAAGYAILSILVVLTGTKGFDKIEDLLAIIKFAAIIMFIILALAALFGWINADNAKPTGLPNSAGELFAGGFKGFWASLIYAFYAYGGIEVIGIMAMQLKKKEDAPKAGTVMLICLTFVYVLSLALAVTLVSLEAFHEKESPFVTALANYNISFFPHVFNGAIIIAGFSTMTASLYGVTNLLVTLANGGDAPAIFAKKLDKFKSLPLPSLGLATVGLLASIITALLLPGKIYEYITTAAGILLLYNWFFIIISSFRILEFKIWNKIFAFFGLALILAAISGTLLEKAIRPGFFVSLLFIAIIGLVCLKMKKGWKKTKSKIRYY, via the coding sequence ATGAGTAACGCAAGTTGTAGTCCAGGTGGCTCTAGTCAAAAATCAAATAAAGGCCAAAATGAGGGAAATTTAAAGTGGTGGCAATTATCATTAGTCGGTATCGGCTGTACCATAGGTACTGGCTATTTTCTAGGTTCTAGTATCGGAGTCGGTATTACAGGTCCCTCTATCGTTTTTTCATTTCTTTTAGCAGCAATCGGAACATATATCGTATTTAATGTTTTGGCAAAAATGACTGCTGAAGACCCTCAGGAAGGTTCGTTTTGTTATTATGCCGGTAAGGCATATGGAAAATGGGCAGAGTTTAGTTGTGGCTGGAATTATTGGTGTTCGAATATTCTTATTATGGGGAGTCAATTGACAGCCCTTTCTATTCTTTCACGATTTTGGTTTCCTAATGTTCCTTTGTGGATTTTTGCAGCGGGTTATGCGATTCTTTCCATTCTTGTAGTATTAACTGGGACCAAGGGGTTTGACAAAATCGAAGATCTCCTAGCAATAATAAAATTTGCAGCAATCATTATGTTTATTATTCTTGCTCTTGCTGCACTTTTCGGATGGATAAATGCAGACAATGCTAAGCCTACTGGACTCCCTAATTCTGCAGGTGAATTGTTCGCAGGTGGATTTAAAGGATTTTGGGCTTCTCTCATCTACGCATTTTATGCTTATGGTGGAATTGAGGTTATTGGGATTATGGCAATGCAGCTTAAAAAGAAAGAGGATGCTCCAAAGGCAGGTACAGTGATGCTAATTTGCTTAACCTTTGTGTATGTCTTATCATTAGCACTTGCTGTAACGCTTGTATCACTCGAAGCCTTTCATGAGAAAGAAAGCCCATTTGTGACAGCTTTGGCAAATTACAATATATCGTTTTTTCCTCATGTGTTTAATGGGGCAATCATCATCGCTGGATTTTCAACGATGACAGCTTCCTTGTATGGCGTGACTAATTTACTTGTCACATTAGCAAATGGCGGTGATGCACCTGCAATATTTGCCAAAAAGCTAGATAAGTTCAAGAGCCTGCCTCTGCCATCATTAGGATTGGCAACAGTAGGTTTACTTGCATCTATCATTACCGCTTTACTGCTGCCTGGAAAAATATATGAGTATATCACAACTGCAGCCGGGATTTTGCTATTATACAACTGGTTTTTTATCATTATTTCTTCATTTCGAATCCTCGAATTTAAAATATGGAATAAAATCTTTGCCTTTTTTGGGCTAGCATTAATTTTGGCTGCTATTAGCGGAACTTTACTAGAAAAAGCAATTCGCCCTGGGTTCTTTGTAAGTTTACTTTTTATAGCAATTATTGGTTTAGTGTGCTTGAAAATGAAAAAGGGTTGGAAAAAAACGAAAAGTAAGATTCGGTATTATTAG
- a CDS encoding sigma-70 family RNA polymerase sigma factor produces MEDVIVELIETEDKEMMINEIMNKYGQEILQLVYSYVNNKALAEDLTQDIFVKCYKALHTYNKKSTIKTWLWRIAINHCKDYLKSWYNRNVYIGENDWLNRSTQNTTVEQTIIQREEDSQLAQTVMNLPIKYREVIYLFYYEELSIKEVAEVTQVKLNTVKTRLKRAKELLKIQLEG; encoded by the coding sequence GTGGAAGACGTAATAGTAGAATTGATTGAAACGGAAGATAAAGAAATGATGATCAATGAGATTATGAACAAATATGGGCAAGAAATATTGCAGCTTGTTTATTCTTATGTAAACAATAAAGCCTTGGCTGAGGATTTAACACAGGACATATTTGTTAAGTGTTATAAAGCTCTTCATACATACAATAAAAAATCAACGATAAAAACATGGTTGTGGCGAATCGCAATTAATCATTGTAAGGATTATTTGAAAAGTTGGTATAACAGAAATGTTTACATAGGTGAAAATGACTGGTTGAATAGGTCGACTCAAAATACTACTGTTGAGCAGACAATTATTCAGAGGGAGGAAGATTCTCAATTAGCACAAACTGTGATGAACTTGCCAATTAAATATCGTGAGGTCATCTATCTTTTTTATTATGAAGAATTATCGATAAAAGAAGTCGCAGAGGTAACACAGGTGAAATTAAACACTGTAAAGACTCGGCTTAAACGTGCTAAAGAACTTCTGAAAATACAATTGGAGGGCTAA
- a CDS encoding CBO0543 family protein, producing the protein MKDWIMIFLIKSYIATFLDNLAVRNGYIRYPVKLFKSFDISVIFSYLIFPITCIYFNQLTKQSKIVGTLFTCIAFSVPMALFENILEKNTKLINYKRNWSWVHSLCSIFFTFIVVRSLYKLINSYAERQSNEKTANHLNTIDH; encoded by the coding sequence ATGAAAGATTGGATTATGATTTTTCTTATTAAAAGTTATATTGCTACGTTTTTAGATAATCTTGCAGTAAGAAACGGGTATATTAGATACCCTGTGAAATTATTTAAATCATTTGATATAAGTGTTATTTTTAGTTATCTTATCTTTCCAATAACATGCATTTACTTTAATCAACTAACTAAACAGTCAAAGATTGTGGGCACACTATTTACATGCATAGCCTTTAGTGTTCCAATGGCTTTATTTGAAAATATTCTCGAGAAAAACACAAAACTCATTAATTACAAAAGGAATTGGAGTTGGGTACATAGTTTATGCTCCATTTTCTTTACTTTTATTGTAGTGCGGTCTTTGTATAAGCTAATTAATAGCTATGCTGAGAGACAAAGTAATGAAAAAACAGCAAACCATTTAAATACTATTGATCATTAA
- a CDS encoding CBO0543 family protein, whose product MALFSIGLGFFTDITFDLKYNLYGYFTTGVQFEGFLPILVLFPCSGVLFMNFYPSKKSILYQFLYIFCWTIFCLIFEFLSIKSGYFYHNGWEYWHSAITYPILFSLHIIHLKIFKSYTSKKNDLINYHQLICFSLTIFLSRIFSIGRKLTMKNKF is encoded by the coding sequence ATTGCCTTATTTTCAATCGGTTTGGGGTTTTTTACTGATATAACCTTTGATCTTAAATATAATCTCTATGGCTATTTTACTACCGGTGTCCAGTTTGAAGGTTTTTTACCTATTTTAGTGCTTTTTCCTTGTTCAGGCGTATTATTCATGAACTTCTATCCATCTAAAAAATCAATACTTTATCAATTTTTGTATATCTTTTGTTGGACTATTTTTTGTCTTATTTTCGAGTTTCTCTCGATAAAGTCAGGATATTTTTATCACAATGGTTGGGAATACTGGCATTCTGCTATTACTTATCCTATTTTATTTTCGCTTCACATCATACACCTTAAAATTTTCAAAAGTTACACCTCTAAAAAAAATGATCTTATTAATTATCACCAATTGATTTGTTTTTCGCTTACTATATTCTTGTCTCGCATATTTTCAATAGGGAGAAAATTAACAATGAAAAATAAATTCTAA
- the argS gene encoding arginine--tRNA ligase, translating into MELISIFANELTKCLKGILPVSNVTKLIEKPRHTNQGDIAFPCFTLAKIAKKSPNQIAIELANNVKHPLFAKVVADGPYVNGFFNKKIISKEVIHSILQQGEKYGSTQIGNGENITIDFSSPNIAKPFSMGHLRSTVIGNSLAHIVEKCGYKAIRINHLGDWGTQFGKLIVAYKKWGNEQSVQQNPIKELLDLYVKFHKEAESHSHLEAEARMWFKKLEDGDEEAKTLWKWFRKESLQEFSKIYSLLGIEFDTYHGEAFYNDKMEETINVLKNQEILSYSDGAEVVNLEEFDLPPCLIKKTDGATLYATRDLTAALYRQETYHFSKGLYVVGHEQSLHFKQVFLVLEKLGYSWAKELVHVPFGFILKDGKKMSTRKGKIVLLEEVINDAIILANQNIEAKNPTLEHKEEVAKNVAIGSLIFHDLKNERLNNIEFSLEEMLKFEGETGPYVQYTHARACSILRKVKETNDLQAEGLEGEESWALVKHLMEFPTVIKKSLTLYEPSQIAKYLIDLSQEFNKYYGLVKILAEDNQKQNRVALVKTVTIVLSEGLRLLGIKAPEEM; encoded by the coding sequence ATGGAATTAATTAGCATATTTGCAAATGAATTAACCAAATGTTTAAAAGGCATTCTCCCTGTTAGTAACGTGACAAAGTTAATAGAAAAACCAAGACATACAAACCAAGGTGACATCGCATTTCCTTGTTTTACATTAGCAAAGATCGCAAAGAAATCTCCAAACCAAATCGCAATTGAGCTAGCAAACAACGTAAAACATCCTTTATTTGCAAAGGTAGTCGCTGATGGACCCTATGTGAATGGGTTCTTCAATAAGAAAATCATTAGCAAGGAAGTTATTCATTCAATTTTACAGCAGGGTGAAAAATACGGCTCGACTCAAATTGGGAATGGTGAAAACATTACGATTGATTTTTCTTCACCTAATATTGCAAAACCCTTCTCAATGGGACATCTAAGATCAACAGTGATTGGAAATTCTCTCGCGCATATTGTTGAAAAGTGTGGCTATAAGGCAATCCGAATAAATCATTTAGGTGATTGGGGTACACAGTTCGGAAAATTAATCGTCGCTTATAAAAAATGGGGTAACGAACAAAGTGTTCAGCAAAATCCAATAAAAGAACTCCTCGATCTTTATGTGAAATTTCATAAAGAGGCAGAAAGTCATTCACACTTAGAAGCTGAAGCCAGAATGTGGTTTAAAAAACTCGAAGATGGCGATGAAGAAGCTAAGACACTTTGGAAATGGTTTAGAAAAGAATCCCTTCAAGAGTTCTCAAAAATCTATTCCCTTTTAGGTATTGAGTTTGATACTTACCATGGTGAGGCCTTTTACAACGATAAAATGGAAGAAACCATAAATGTATTAAAGAATCAAGAGATTCTTTCATACTCAGATGGTGCAGAAGTAGTCAACTTAGAAGAATTCGATTTACCACCTTGTTTAATAAAAAAAACTGATGGTGCGACCCTTTACGCTACTAGAGATTTAACTGCAGCACTTTATCGACAAGAAACATACCATTTTTCAAAAGGGTTATATGTCGTTGGCCATGAACAAAGCCTTCATTTTAAACAAGTATTCCTCGTTCTTGAAAAATTAGGTTATAGCTGGGCAAAAGAATTAGTCCATGTTCCCTTTGGGTTTATATTAAAGGACGGCAAAAAAATGTCGACAAGAAAAGGGAAAATTGTTCTTTTGGAAGAGGTCATTAATGACGCGATTATTCTGGCTAATCAAAATATTGAAGCAAAAAATCCAACGTTAGAACATAAAGAAGAAGTTGCAAAAAATGTTGCGATTGGTTCACTTATCTTCCATGATCTAAAAAATGAGCGATTAAATAATATTGAGTTTTCTTTAGAAGAGATGTTAAAGTTCGAAGGTGAAACTGGACCATATGTTCAATATACACATGCCCGTGCATGCTCAATTTTAAGAAAAGTAAAGGAAACAAATGATTTACAAGCTGAAGGTTTAGAAGGAGAGGAAAGCTGGGCTTTGGTGAAACACCTTATGGAATTCCCAACTGTCATTAAAAAGAGCCTTACGTTATACGAACCATCGCAAATCGCAAAATATCTGATTGATTTGTCACAGGAATTCAATAAATACTATGGTCTTGTCAAAATCTTAGCAGAGGATAATCAAAAACAGAATCGGGTAGCTTTAGTGAAAACTGTGACGATTGTTTTGAGTGAAGGACTAAGATTACTTGGGATAAAGGCGCCTGAGGAAATGTAA
- a CDS encoding PadR family transcriptional regulator, with product MEDRIKGLRIAMKKHTFNQLEFTEQLQKNIKEKINKQETKEEEVVFAIMNLLSQEKSGYELANSIRSRGIRNFEDNDGFLYSLLHRLENVGYLQSRWDETEIKYYLLTEKGRKILRKLEKKQARKRFVLNELYEGGWN from the coding sequence ATGGAAGATCGTATAAAAGGACTTCGTATAGCGATGAAAAAACATACATTTAACCAGTTGGAATTTACTGAACAGCTTCAAAAGAATATCAAGGAAAAAATAAACAAACAAGAAACGAAGGAAGAAGAAGTTGTTTTTGCGATTATGAATCTACTTTCCCAAGAAAAATCAGGCTACGAACTAGCTAATTCAATACGTAGCAGGGGGATTCGGAATTTTGAGGATAATGATGGTTTTTTATATTCGTTGCTACATCGATTAGAGAATGTTGGTTACTTACAATCGAGATGGGATGAGACAGAGATCAAATATTATTTATTAACTGAAAAGGGAAGAAAAATTTTGCGAAAGCTGGAAAAGAAACAAGCAAGGAAACGATTTGTATTAAATGAATTGTATGAGGGGGGATGGAATTGA
- the gvpU gene encoding gas vesicle accessory protein GvpU, which translates to MANKEKEKEQAGTDDAIVLMFLNLVEEDGIEVEVTLSVRGTIVSGTLIGANAYYEGITESSKKLTDTTMSKIISKKFGDLKDAYAKQKQDEADQESDENTLTFIHLKDAKYLSTSSQPIPSSGTWWRGRISSIDGFSFDSLV; encoded by the coding sequence ATGGCAAATAAAGAGAAAGAGAAAGAACAAGCTGGTACAGACGATGCCATTGTTCTTATGTTTTTAAATTTAGTTGAAGAAGACGGTATTGAAGTAGAAGTTACACTAAGCGTAAGGGGCACAATTGTGTCTGGCACTCTAATTGGAGCAAACGCCTATTATGAAGGAATAACAGAATCCTCTAAGAAACTAACTGATACAACGATGTCAAAAATCATCTCAAAAAAATTCGGAGATTTAAAAGATGCCTATGCAAAACAAAAACAAGATGAAGCAGATCAAGAATCAGATGAAAACACACTAACATTTATTCATTTAAAAGATGCTAAATATCTTAGTACAAGCAGTCAACCAATTCCATCTAGCGGCACATGGTGGAGAGGAAGAATTTCCTCTATAGATGGTTTTTCCTTTGACTCACTTGTTTAA